A genome region from Nitrospirota bacterium includes the following:
- the hflX gene encoding GTPase HflX, translating to MTRLEHLYRRRVPGDKVITPELARHCTQLAQEIRRPIGLLITRRGAVEQVLVGDGCAPSFRDLAKFRTGPRSLRGIRLVRAQLDNAPLSQSDLTQLALLRLDLIAAVGAGTDGGPADVHVAHLLPPNPRGQVHEVLAPTPLHSLQLECDKFVAALEAELMRTPSGHAVGAPEESAILVSASPRNRSDQEDRLEELSELAASAGVRVLDKIVQRTPEQHQRFLLGSGKLKEVIIRALHCGADLLIFDQNLTPAQVRAISEITEMKVIDRTQLILDIFARRAHSREGKVQVELAQLRYLLPRLLGRGAALSRLGGGIGARGPGETKLETDRRRVRDRIAHLERELSLFARHQDQRRARRLRHALPIVSIVGYTNAGKSTLLNVLTKSRVSVQDRQFETLDTTSRRLRFPRDREIIITDTVGFIRDLPQELMGAFRTTLEELRDADMLLHLVDAGAKDVDGQMAAVESILAELQLDRIPRVVVLNKCDRLSQREVDVLCRRYNSLAISAIDPTTLPPLIDYLDAHVANLHSSWNEQAGERRGAVQTVLVP from the coding sequence TTGACCCGGCTCGAGCATCTCTACCGGCGCCGGGTTCCGGGCGACAAGGTCATCACCCCCGAACTGGCGCGACACTGCACTCAATTGGCGCAGGAAATCCGGCGGCCCATCGGGCTGCTGATCACACGGCGCGGCGCGGTCGAGCAAGTGCTCGTCGGAGACGGGTGTGCGCCGTCATTCCGCGATCTCGCCAAATTCAGGACAGGGCCGCGCTCGCTGCGCGGAATCCGGTTGGTCCGTGCGCAGTTGGACAATGCGCCGCTCAGCCAATCGGATCTGACGCAACTGGCGTTGCTGCGGCTGGATTTGATCGCCGCCGTGGGTGCAGGAACGGATGGAGGGCCCGCGGATGTTCACGTAGCCCATCTGTTGCCGCCTAACCCGCGCGGGCAGGTCCATGAAGTACTCGCGCCCACGCCGTTGCACAGCTTGCAGTTGGAGTGCGACAAATTCGTAGCCGCGCTGGAAGCGGAACTGATGCGCACGCCGTCTGGCCACGCGGTCGGCGCCCCTGAGGAATCCGCGATCCTGGTCAGCGCCTCGCCGAGAAACCGGAGCGACCAGGAAGACCGGCTGGAGGAGCTGTCGGAACTGGCCGCTTCGGCCGGTGTGCGCGTACTGGACAAAATCGTCCAGCGCACGCCGGAGCAACACCAGCGATTCCTGCTGGGCAGCGGCAAGCTGAAAGAGGTCATCATCCGGGCCCTGCACTGCGGAGCCGACTTGCTGATTTTCGATCAGAATCTGACGCCGGCGCAGGTGCGGGCGATCTCGGAGATCACGGAGATGAAAGTCATCGACCGGACCCAACTGATTCTCGATATCTTCGCCCGTCGCGCCCACAGCCGAGAAGGCAAAGTCCAGGTCGAACTGGCGCAACTCCGTTACCTGCTGCCCCGTCTCTTGGGACGCGGTGCGGCGTTATCGCGCCTGGGCGGCGGCATCGGGGCGCGGGGACCGGGCGAGACGAAACTGGAAACCGATCGCCGCCGGGTCCGCGACCGCATCGCGCATCTGGAACGGGAACTGTCGCTGTTCGCGCGGCACCAGGATCAACGACGCGCCCGCCGGCTCCGGCATGCCTTGCCGATCGTGTCCATCGTCGGCTACACCAATGCCGGAAAGTCGACGCTCCTCAACGTCTTGACCAAAAGCCGGGTATCCGTCCAGGACCGGCAGTTCGAAACGCTCGACACCACGAGCCGGCGGCTCCGCTTCCCGCGGGACCGGGAGATCATCATCACCGACACGGTCGGCTTCATCCGAGATCTTCCCCAAGAGCTCATGGGCGCGTTCCGCACCACCCTCGAGGAACTGCGCGACGCCGACATGCTCCTGCACCTGGTCGACGCCGGCGCCAAAGACGTAGACGGGCAGATGGCGGCGGTCGAATCGATCCTTGCCGAACTGCAACTCGATCGCATTCCCCGCGTCGTGGTCTTGAACAAGTGCGACCGGCTCTCACAGCGGGAAGTCGACGTATTGTGTCGTCGTTACAATTCGCTCGCCATCTCGGCCATCGATCCGACCACCCTCCCTCCGTTGATTGACTATCTCGACGCCCATGTGGCAAATCTGCATTCCTCCTGGAATGAACAGGCCGGCGAGCGGCGTGGCGCCGTCCAGACGGTCCTGGTTCCGTGA